TCCGAAACCGGCCGCGATGTCATCTGCGCCGCCCCTGGCGCGCCCGGCTTTTCGCCCGCCGCAGAATGCAACCGCTGGTCGTTGCCAGCGCATGGCCTCTACACGACGTTCCAGAATATCGAGACCCCGGTCCGCAACAATGTCGACAGCATCACGGGCAATATCGACATCGACCTCAGCGACAATCTGACGTTGTCGTCGGTCACCGGATACATCAAGAACCGGGAGTCCGTGACGCAGGATTTCGACGGCAGTTCAGCCAATTTCTTCGACACGCGGCGCCAACAGAAATACAAGCAGTTCAGCCAGGAACTGCGCCTGCTCGCCGACTTCGATACGGTCAACGTCCTGCTCGGCGGCTATTATTTCGACAGCTCGTACACGCTAGACCAGTCGACCAATTTCGGCGTCGTTCTCGGTCAGGGTTCGACCGCGGTGCTGCGCCAATATGTCGATCACAGCGCCAAATCCTACGCCGGCTTTGCCGATGCGCAGATCAACCTGACCGACGCGTTCAAAATTTCGCTCGGCGCGCGCTACACCAAGGACAAGAAGGAAATCTTCAACAACTATGGTCGGATCGGCGCGCTCGTCCGCATCACGCTGCCGACTTTTGACGGCATGTCGTGCGTCGCGGTGACCGGAACGACAAGCCCCGCGCCGGGCGTGGTGATCCCGGTTTATAGCGCGGCAAACAACTGCTCCGGCAGCGACAGCTTCGACAAATTCACCTGGCGCGCCAACGCCGAATATACGATCGAACCCGGCAAGCTCGTCTATGCGTCCTTCTCACGCGGGTTCCGCTCGGGCGGGTTCAACGGCCGCGCGGCATCGCCGACGTCGCTCGGGCCGTATCAGCCCGAAACGGTCGACGCCTATGAGGTCGGGCTCAAGGCCGACTGGCTCGACCGCACGCTGCGCACCAACCTCGCCTTCTATTACACCAAATATGACAATAAGCAGGAAGAGGTGGTGCAGCCCTCGCCCCCGGGTTCGTCGAGCCCGCAGGAAACGGTCGTGCGCAATGCCTCTTCGGCCGACATCAAGGGGTTTGAAGCCGAAATCATCGCGCAGATGACGGATTCTTTCAGCTTCAACGCTTCGTTCAGTTACACTGATGCCAAATATAAGAATTTCTTCAACGACATCGTCGGCCTGACGCCCGGCAGCCCGGCCGACGGCATTGCGGACGATGTGTCGACGCTGACGCTGCGCCGCGCGCCCAAATATCAATGGTCGGCGGGGCTCAACTATTCGAAGGAAATCGGCTCGGGCCGCTTCGATGCGTCGACGCTGCTGCGGTATCAGAGCAAATATGTGACCTGCATCGCGCCGAACCGCCCGGTCGTCCCGGGCGCGGTGACCAACGACAATCGCTGCTTCACCGAGGATCGCGAAAATCTGTCGGCGCAGATCGGCTACACCTTCCTGCTTGGCGACGATCGCGAAGTCAGCCTGGCGTTGTTCGGCCGCAACCTCACCAACCACAAGGGCCTGTCGTCGACCCTGCCGGTCGCGGGTCT
This sequence is a window from Sphingopyxis sp. USTB-05. Protein-coding genes within it:
- a CDS encoding TonB-dependent receptor; translation: MITHARMLPAVYATVSLAALAIATPAAAQEAPVEESSGGAIREIVVTAQKREESIQSIPIAVTALDEKALESATIDDIRDIAGRVPSLVVDSVGAGPSAAAIAIRGISFEDIEKSFDPAVGVVVDGVFIGTNTGQLLDSFDLERLEVLRGPQGTLFGRNTIGGVINVIRTRPTEDFGVRGQFAYSRFDTKRARLVVNTGKLGDFIALKAFGYYDKTDGFYHNVTKDRREGKYETLTGGVTALITPSDAITAQVTYQHTRERGETVASALSETGRDVICAAPGAPGFSPAAECNRWSLPAHGLYTTFQNIETPVRNNVDSITGNIDIDLSDNLTLSSVTGYIKNRESVTQDFDGSSANFFDTRRQQKYKQFSQELRLLADFDTVNVLLGGYYFDSSYTLDQSTNFGVVLGQGSTAVLRQYVDHSAKSYAGFADAQINLTDAFKISLGARYTKDKKEIFNNYGRIGALVRITLPTFDGMSCVAVTGTTSPAPGVVIPVYSAANNCSGSDSFDKFTWRANAEYTIEPGKLVYASFSRGFRSGGFNGRAASPTSLGPYQPETVDAYEVGLKADWLDRTLRTNLAFYYTKYDNKQEEVVQPSPPGSSSPQETVVRNASSADIKGFEAEIIAQMTDSFSFNASFSYTDAKYKNFFNDIVGLTPGSPADGIADDVSTLTLRRAPKYQWSAGLNYSKEIGSGRFDASTLLRYQSKYVTCIAPNRPVVPGAVTNDNRCFTEDRENLSAQIGYTFLLGDDREVSLALFGRNLTNHKGLSSTLPVAGLFTFGAAQAPRTYGVELGFRF